A single window of Nocardioides baekrokdamisoli DNA harbors:
- the rplF gene encoding 50S ribosomal protein L6: MSRIGKMPVPVPGNVDVQIDGQLVTVKGPKGTLTHTVAEPITVEKGEGVLDVVRPNDERIAKSLHGLSRTLINNMVIGVTEGYEKKLEIVGVGYRVLPKGPTQLEFQLGYSHPIIFDAPSGITFTTEGPTKLGVVGIDKQQVGEVAANIRKLRKPEPYKGKGVRYAGENVRRKVGKAGK, translated from the coding sequence ATGTCGCGTATTGGCAAGATGCCCGTGCCGGTTCCCGGCAACGTGGACGTGCAGATCGACGGTCAGCTGGTGACGGTCAAGGGCCCGAAGGGCACCTTGACGCACACCGTGGCCGAGCCGATCACCGTCGAGAAGGGTGAGGGCGTCCTGGACGTCGTTCGTCCGAACGACGAGCGGATCGCCAAGTCCCTGCACGGCCTGAGCCGCACCCTGATCAACAACATGGTCATCGGTGTCACCGAAGGTTACGAGAAGAAGCTCGAGATCGTCGGCGTTGGTTACCGCGTTCTCCCGAAGGGTCCGACCCAGCTGGAGTTCCAGCTCGGCTACTCGCACCCGATCATCTTCGACGCTCCCTCTGGGATCACGTTCACGACCGAAGGCCCCACCAAGCTCGGCGTCGTCGGGATTGACAAGCAGCAGGTCGGCGAGGTTGCGGCCAACATCCGCAAGCTGCGCAAGCCCGAGCCCTACAAGGGCAAGGGTGTTCGTTACGCCGGCGAGAACGTCCGCCGCAAGGTCGGAAAGGCAGGCAAGTGA
- a CDS encoding type Z 30S ribosomal protein S14: protein MAKTALKVKQARTPKFAVRGYTRCQRCGRPRAVYQKFGLCRICFREMAHRGELPGITKSSW, encoded by the coding sequence ATGGCGAAGACCGCCCTCAAGGTGAAGCAGGCTCGTACGCCGAAGTTCGCCGTGCGTGGCTACACCCGCTGCCAGCGCTGCGGCCGTCCGCGTGCCGTCTACCAGAAGTTCGGCCTGTGCCGTATCTGCTTCCGTGAGATGGCCCACCGCGGCGAGCTTCCCGGCATCACCAAGTCGAGCTGGTAA
- the rplE gene encoding 50S ribosomal protein L5 — translation MTETIEKVTPRLKTKYRETIAPALKEQFELGNVMLVPGLTKIVVNMGVGDAAKDSKLIEGAIKDLTAITGQKPLVNKARKSIAQFKLREGMPIGAHATLRGDRMWEFLDRLLSLALPRIRDFRGLNPGQFDGRGNYTFGLTEQVMFHEIDQDKIDRLRGMDITIVTTATNDEQGRALLKALGFPFKEK, via the coding sequence ATGACTGAGACCATTGAGAAGGTCACCCCGCGTCTCAAGACCAAGTACCGCGAGACCATCGCGCCGGCGCTCAAGGAGCAGTTCGAGCTCGGCAACGTCATGCTGGTCCCCGGTCTGACGAAGATCGTCGTCAACATGGGTGTCGGCGACGCCGCCAAGGACTCGAAGCTCATCGAGGGCGCGATCAAGGATCTGACCGCGATCACCGGCCAGAAGCCGCTGGTGAACAAGGCCCGCAAGTCGATCGCCCAGTTCAAGCTGCGCGAGGGCATGCCCATCGGCGCCCACGCGACGCTGCGTGGCGACCGCATGTGGGAGTTCCTGGACCGCCTCCTGTCGCTCGCGCTTCCCCGTATCCGCGACTTCCGCGGTCTGAACCCGGGCCAGTTCGACGGTCGTGGCAACTACACGTTCGGTCTGACCGAGCAGGTCATGTTCCACGAGATCGACCAGGACAAGATCGACCGCCTCCGCGGTATGGACATCACGATCGTGACCACGGCCACGAACGACGAGCAGGGTCGCGCGCTTCTCAAGGCGCTCGGCTTCCCCTTCAAGGAGAAGTGA
- the rpsH gene encoding 30S ribosomal protein S8, whose protein sequence is MTMTDPIADMLTRLRNANQAHHDAVSMPYSKIKQGVAEILLQEGYIAKFDVTEPAEGEVSKTLTLTLKYGRNRERSLAGVRRISKPGLRVYAKHTGLPKVLGGLGIAIISTSSGLLTDRQANAKGVGGEVLAYVW, encoded by the coding sequence ATGACGATGACTGACCCGATCGCAGACATGCTCACGCGTCTGCGCAACGCGAACCAGGCGCACCACGACGCCGTTTCGATGCCGTACTCGAAGATCAAGCAGGGGGTCGCGGAGATCCTCCTCCAGGAGGGTTACATCGCGAAGTTCGACGTGACCGAGCCGGCCGAGGGCGAGGTCTCCAAGACCCTCACCCTCACCCTCAAGTACGGCCGCAACCGTGAGCGCTCGCTCGCTGGTGTACGCCGCATCTCCAAGCCGGGCCTCCGCGTGTACGCCAAGCACACCGGTCTCCCGAAGGTGCTCGGTGGTCTCGGTATCGCGATCATCTCCACGAGCTCCGGCCTCCTGACCGACCGTCAGGCCAACGCGAAGGGCGTAGGTGGGGAAGTCCTCGCCTACGTGTGGTGA